From Leptospira fainei serovar Hurstbridge str. BUT 6, the proteins below share one genomic window:
- the gshAB gene encoding bifunctional glutamate--cysteine ligase GshA/glutathione synthetase GshB: MQPLKIQLEPDQKLDPEEFILKGFADLEISTQIIIRDALNRGLTVEMLDRASHFLRISGKGLKRLIKEASKTDLDSYMTFLVMENKTMTKLLLAEQGIRVPVGTSVSKKEDGIDYYKLNSAKRMVVKPVTTNFGIGITILPPQSSESNVEKAMEIALSFAETAIVEEFAEGQEYRFLVIGKECVAVCNRVPANVMGDGVKSVQELLVEKNRDPRRGIGHITPLEKIRLEEIELNVLAEQGKAPDSIPQQGEVVYLRRNSNISTGGDSIDVTDLAHPIYKRIAVEASLAVDAKICGVDIIVQNLEHESDYRILELNFNPVLYIHNYPYRGKNRNVGNKILDLLGF; encoded by the coding sequence ATGCAACCATTGAAGATCCAACTCGAACCGGACCAAAAATTAGATCCCGAAGAGTTCATATTAAAGGGCTTCGCGGATCTGGAAATTTCCACACAGATCATCATAAGAGACGCGCTGAATCGCGGCTTGACTGTCGAGATGTTGGATAGAGCTAGTCATTTTCTTAGAATTTCCGGTAAGGGTTTGAAGCGTCTGATTAAGGAAGCCTCTAAAACCGATTTGGATTCATACATGACCTTCTTGGTCATGGAAAATAAGACTATGACAAAGCTCCTATTGGCCGAGCAAGGAATTCGTGTGCCGGTAGGAACGAGCGTTTCAAAGAAGGAAGATGGAATCGATTATTATAAATTGAATTCGGCGAAGCGAATGGTAGTGAAACCGGTGACTACGAATTTTGGAATCGGAATCACAATCTTGCCTCCACAATCTTCCGAATCGAACGTTGAAAAGGCAATGGAAATTGCCCTTTCTTTTGCAGAGACTGCTATCGTCGAAGAGTTTGCGGAAGGCCAGGAATATAGATTCTTAGTCATTGGGAAAGAATGTGTTGCCGTATGCAATCGAGTTCCGGCTAACGTTATGGGCGACGGAGTCAAGAGCGTCCAAGAGTTATTGGTCGAAAAAAATCGGGATCCTCGGCGGGGGATCGGCCATATTACTCCGCTGGAAAAAATTCGTCTGGAAGAAATCGAACTGAATGTGCTGGCGGAACAGGGAAAAGCTCCCGATTCGATTCCGCAACAGGGAGAAGTCGTTTATCTACGACGGAATTCCAATATCAGCACCGGAGGCGATTCTATTGACGTCACGGATTTGGCTCATCCTATATATAAACGGATCGCTGTAGAAGCTTCATTAGCCGTCGACGCTAAAATCTGCGGGGTGGATATCATAGTTCAGAATTTGGAACACGAAAGCGATTATAGAATTCTAGAACTGAACTTCAACCCGGTATTATACATTCATAATTATCCGTACCGGGGGAAGAATCGGAACGTCGGAAATAAAATCCTGGATCTACTGGGCTTTTAA
- a CDS encoding glutathione S-transferase N-terminal domain-containing protein — translation MKLYQFLTCPYCAYVRDEFSKLGLVAGKDFELVEASRGTAGREEVELLGGLSQVPFLVDGDIKMYESRDIVDYVRSKRKILKAQ, via the coding sequence ATGAAGCTTTACCAGTTCCTAACCTGCCCGTATTGCGCGTACGTAAGAGACGAATTCTCTAAACTCGGTTTAGTGGCCGGAAAGGATTTTGAATTAGTAGAGGCCAGTCGGGGAACTGCAGGACGAGAGGAAGTCGAGCTATTGGGCGGCTTAAGTCAGGTTCCGTTTTTAGTCGATGGGGACATCAAAATGTACGAATCCAGAGACATCGTAGATTACGTTCGCAGTAAACGGAAAATCTTAAAAGCCCAGTAG
- the grxD gene encoding Grx4 family monothiol glutaredoxin, with product MDQTLKEKIQGLIDSKRIFLFMKGTPDAPMCGFSAGVTNVLRSLGADFGSFNVLSDQNVREGIKEFANWPTIPQLYIEGEFIGGHDIVVELSRNGELQKKIGIPA from the coding sequence ATGGACCAAACACTCAAAGAAAAAATCCAAGGACTAATCGATTCAAAGAGGATCTTCCTTTTTATGAAAGGGACTCCCGACGCTCCAATGTGCGGCTTTTCCGCAGGAGTAACCAATGTCCTGCGCAGCTTAGGCGCCGATTTCGGATCATTCAACGTTCTTTCCGATCAAAACGTACGGGAAGGCATTAAGGAATTTGCAAATTGGCCGACGATTCCGCAACTATATATCGAAGGCGAATTCATCGGCGGACACGATATTGTCGTAGAACTTTCCCGCAACGGCGAGTTACAAAAGAAAATAGGAATTCCAGCGTAA
- a CDS encoding BolA/IbaG family iron-sulfur metabolism protein has translation MTIEEIRNKIQTGLPGSSVEILDPYRDGVHIKAIVKYPGFEGKSMLEQHRMVYATLHEELKEEVHALALETKIS, from the coding sequence ATGACAATCGAAGAAATTCGCAATAAAATCCAGACCGGCCTTCCAGGATCTTCCGTTGAAATCCTGGACCCCTATCGGGACGGAGTCCACATCAAGGCAATTGTAAAATATCCCGGGTTTGAAGGTAAATCCATGTTGGAACAGCATCGCATGGTTTATGCGACTCTACATGAAGAACTGAAAGAAGAAGTGCATGCACTTGCGTTAGAAACAAAAATTTCGTAG
- a CDS encoding BolA family protein: MPDPAEEIESILRVSFSPSILEVEDFSAEHAGHAGNPAGVRIGTHIRIRIVAETFRDKSLLAQHREVYSVLNPILQSKGIHALELKTAAP, from the coding sequence ATGCCGGATCCAGCCGAAGAAATAGAATCGATACTCCGAGTCTCATTTTCGCCGTCCATACTCGAAGTGGAAGATTTTTCCGCCGAGCACGCGGGTCATGCAGGCAATCCGGCGGGTGTCCGAATAGGAACCCATATTCGAATCAGAATCGTCGCAGAAACGTTTCGAGATAAGAGCCTTTTAGCTCAACACAGAGAGGTGTATTCCGTTTTGAATCCGATTCTTCAGTCGAAAGGAATTCATGCATTAGAGCTAAAGACTGCGGCCCCGTAA
- a CDS encoding ABC transporter permease: MNFREKFNAFSTIVRKETVRILRIWIQTLIPPGITISLYFLIFGRLVGSQIGDVGGHTYIQFIVPGLVMMSVILNAYNNVVSSFFGAKFGKNIEELLVSPTPAYLIVLGYSIGGVIRGILVGIIVTAVSLFFTELRLYSPWIVIVTVALSALMFSMGGFLNALYAKKFDDVTIIPTFILTPLTYLGGVFYSIQMLPEAWQIVSKFNPILYMVNAFRYGFLGVSDIDPGLAIGLLAVGTILLYTLSVFLLSRGIGTRT; encoded by the coding sequence TTGAATTTCAGGGAAAAGTTTAACGCATTTTCGACGATAGTCCGGAAAGAAACCGTTAGAATTCTAAGAATCTGGATCCAAACTCTGATTCCTCCCGGAATCACGATCTCCCTATATTTTCTGATTTTTGGCAGACTCGTCGGATCTCAAATCGGAGACGTCGGCGGGCATACCTATATTCAATTCATTGTTCCGGGCTTAGTGATGATGTCCGTAATTTTAAACGCTTACAATAACGTAGTCTCCTCTTTCTTCGGAGCTAAATTCGGAAAGAATATCGAAGAGCTGCTTGTTTCTCCGACACCTGCATATCTCATCGTATTAGGGTATTCTATCGGTGGAGTTATTCGCGGGATTTTGGTCGGTATTATCGTAACTGCGGTTTCACTCTTTTTTACCGAGCTACGACTGTATAGCCCTTGGATCGTAATCGTTACGGTGGCCCTTTCCGCGCTGATGTTTTCTATGGGCGGATTTTTAAACGCTTTGTACGCGAAAAAGTTCGACGATGTAACAATCATTCCAACTTTTATTCTAACGCCATTAACCTATCTAGGCGGAGTTTTTTATTCGATTCAGATGCTCCCGGAAGCCTGGCAAATCGTATCTAAATTCAATCCGATTCTGTATATGGTAAACGCTTTCCGCTACGGATTCCTGGGGGTCAGCGATATAGACCCCGGATTGGCGATCGGGCTCTTAGCGGTCGGAACGATATTGCTTTACACCCTTTCGGTTTTTTTGCTTAGCCGCGGAATTGGAACAAGGACATAA